A section of the Polyodon spathula isolate WHYD16114869_AA chromosome 29, ASM1765450v1, whole genome shotgun sequence genome encodes:
- the LOC121302498 gene encoding oxysterol-binding protein 1 isoform X1, with product MAEPKTTSPTPGDMYKGWLFKWTNYIKGYQRRWFVLSNGLLSYYRTQAEMGHTCRGTINLATANITVEDSCNFVISNGGAQTYHLKASSEVERQRWITALELAKAKAVKMQAESDDSGDEAPVSSQGDKSEFQSMLRTLTCKVEDLSTCHDLIGKHGAALQRSLSELESLKLPPESGDKIRQVNERATLFRITSNAMINACRDFLSLAQTHSKKWQKSFQYEREQRIRLEETLEQLAKQHNNLERAFRGATVLPASSPGSASSSKGSGGGHGKGDLSDDDENEFFDAIEDAPEFITVPADPKYHKRTGSNVSGISSEMGLEDHLREEQQQQQAAANQESASKELVPRKKRRTRIPDKPNYSLNLWSIMKNCIGKELSKIPMPVNFNEPISMLQRLTEDLEYSELLDRAAKCESSLEQLCYVAAFTVSSYSTTVFRTGKPFNPLLGETFELDRLEESGYRSLCEQVSHHPPAAAHHAESKRGWTLRQEIAIASKFRGKYLSIMPLGTIHCLFANSGNHYTWKKVTTTVHNIIVGKLWIDQSGEIDIVNHNTGDKCHLKFAPYSYFSRDVARKVTGVVTDSSGKAHFILSGTWDEKMDFSRVMQSTRGENGAEGRQKTVYQTLRAKDLWRRNPLPENAENMYYFSNLALSLNEEEEGVAPTDSRLRPDQRLMENGRWDEANSEKQRLEEKQRAVRRKRESEAVKPEEDGHTWTPTRHCGSRGKRTPSRERSQMSTAGATGKPKRVRTGQPALMCSAPHRNFLERERGEGGRERKRERERERERERERERERGQCCTELSEGVGER from the exons ATGGCCGAACCCAAGACGACGAGCCCGACCCCGGGAGACATGTACAAAGGCTGGCTCTTCAAATGGACCAACTACATCAAGGGTTACCAGCGGCGCTGGTTCGTGTTGAGCAACGGGCTCCTGTCATATTACAG GACCCAGGCAGAAATGGGGCACACGTGTCGAGGAACGATAAACCTGGCCACGGCGAACATCACAGTGGAGGACTCCTGCAACTTCGTCATCTCCAATGGGGGCGCCCAGACCTACCACCTGAAAGCCAGCTCCGAGGTGGAGCGGCAGCGCTGGATCACAGCCCTGGAGCTCGCCAAGGCGAAGGCAGTCAAGATGCAGGCTGAGTCAG ATGACTCTGGCGACGAGGCTCCCGTCTCCTCCCAGGGGGACAAGTCGGAGTTTCAGTCCATGCTGCGGACGCTCACCTGCAAGGTGGAGGACCTGAGCACCTGCCACGACCTGATCGGGAAGCATGGCGCCGCCCTGCAGCGCTCCCTGAGCGAGCTGGAGAGCCTGAAGCTGCCCCCGGAGAGCGGGGACAAGATCAGGCAGGTCAACGAGAGAGCCACGCTGTTCCGGATCACCTCCAACGCCATGATCAAC gcgTGCCGGGACTTCCTGTCTCTGGCTCAGACTCACAGTAAGAAGTGGCAGAAGTCGTTCCAGTATGAGAGGGAGCAGCGGATTCGACTGGAGGAGACGCTGGAGCAGCTGGCCAAGCAGCACAACAACCTGGAGAGGGCATTCCGGGGAGCCACTGTGCTGCCTGCAAGCAGCCCTGGCAGCGCCAGCTCCTCCAAGG GGAGCGGTGGCGGGCATGGCAAAGGAGATTTGAGTGACGATGATGAGAACGAGTTCTTTGACGCGATCGAGGATGCTCCCGAATTCATCACAGTGCCGGCAGACCCCAAATACCACAA GCGCACCGGCAGCAATGTCAGCGGCATCAGTAGCGAAATGGGGCTGGAAGATCAT CTGCgtgaggagcagcagcagcagcaggcggCGGCCAATCAGGAGTCAGCGTCGAAGGAACTCGTCCCGAGGAAGAAACGGCGCACGCGAATCCCGGACAAGCCCAACTACAGCCTGAACCTGTGGAGCATCATGAAGAACTGCATCGGGAAAGAGCTGTCCAAGATTCCCATGCCC gtCAATTTCAACGAACCCATCTCCATGCTGCAACGCCTCACTGAAGACCTGGAGTACTCAGAGCTCCTGGACCGGGCTGCCAAGTGCGAGAGCTCCCTGGAGCAGCTGTGCTACGTTGCTGCCTTCACTGTCTCCTCGTACTCCACCACTGTCTTCCGCACAGGCAAACCCTTCAACCCCCTGCTGGGAGAGACCTTCGAGCTGGACCGCCTGGAGGAGAGCGGCTACCGGTCCCTGTGCGAGCAG GTCAGCCACCACCCGCCCGCGGCCGCCCACCACGCGGAGTCGAAGCGAGGCTGGACCCTGCGGCAGGAGATAGCCATCGCCAGCAAGTTCCGTGGGAAATACCTGTCAATCATGCCGCTGG gtaccATACACTGCCTGTTTGCAAACAGCGGCAACCATTACACCTGGAAAAAAGTGACCACCACAGTCCACAACATCATAGTGGGCAAGCTGTGGATAGACCAG tcTGGAGAAATTGATATCGTCAACCATAATACTGGGGATAAGTGCCACTTGAAATTCGCTCCTTACAGCTACTTCTCAAGAGACGTAGCCAGAAAG GTGACGGGAGTGGTGACGGACTCCAGCGGGAAAGCTCACTTCATCCTGTCAGGGACCTGGGATGAAAAGATGGATTTTTCCCGGGTCATGCAGAGCACCAGGGGCGAGAACGGGGCGGAGGGCAGGCAGAAGACTGTCTACCAGACCCTGAGAGCCAAGGACCTGTGGAGGAGGAACCCGCTGCc GGAGAACGCTGAGAACATGTACTATTTCTCCAACCTGGCGCTGTCACTCAACGAGGAAGAGGAGGGCGTGGCTCCAACTGACAGCAGGCTCCGCCCAGACCAGCGCTTGATGGAGAACGGCCGCTGGGACGAGGCCAACTCGGAGAAGCAGCGCCTGGAGGAGAAGCAGCGAGCTGTGAGGCGCAAGAGGGAGTCCGAGGCCGTCAAACCAGAGGAAGATG ggcaCACGTGGACACCTACAAGGCACTGTGGTTCGAGAGGAAAGAGGACCCCGTCACGAGAGAGATCACAAATGTCTACCGCGGGGGCTACTGGGAAGCCAAAGAGAGTCAGGACTGGTCAGCCTGCCCTGATGTGTTCAGCACCTCATAGAAACtttctggagagagagagaggggagggagggagagagagaaagagagagagagagagagagagagagagagagagagagagagagagagagaggggacagtgctgcacagaattaTCTGAAGGGGTGGGAGAGAGGTAG
- the LOC121302498 gene encoding oxysterol-binding protein 1 isoform X2: MAEPKTTSPTPGDMYKGWLFKWTNYIKGYQRRWFVLSNGLLSYYRTQAEMGHTCRGTINLATANITVEDSCNFVISNGGAQTYHLKASSEVERQRWITALELAKAKAVKMQAESDDSGDEAPVSSQGDKSEFQSMLRTLTCKVEDLSTCHDLIGKHGAALQRSLSELESLKLPPESGDKIRQVNERATLFRITSNAMINACRDFLSLAQTHSKKWQKSFQYEREQRIRLEETLEQLAKQHNNLERAFRGATVLPASSPGSASSSKGSGGGHGKGDLSDDDENEFFDAIEDAPEFITVPADPKYHKRTGSNVSGISSEMGLEDHLREEQQQQQAAANQESASKELVPRKKRRTRIPDKPNYSLNLWSIMKNCIGKELSKIPMPVNFNEPISMLQRLTEDLEYSELLDRAAKCESSLEQLCYVAAFTVSSYSTTVFRTGKPFNPLLGETFELDRLEESGYRSLCEQVSHHPPAAAHHAESKRGWTLRQEIAIASKFRGKYLSIMPLGTIHCLFANSGNHYTWKKVTTTVHNIIVGKLWIDQSGEIDIVNHNTGDKCHLKFAPYSYFSRDVARKVTGVVTDSSGKAHFILSGTWDEKMDFSRVMQSTRGENGAEGRQKTVYQTLRAKDLWRRNPLPENAENMYYFSNLALSLNEEEEGVAPTDSRLRPDQRLMENGRWDEANSEKQRLEEKQRAVRRKRESEAVKPEEDADPKDSPPDSPIKSAHVDTYKALWFERKEDPVTREITNVYRGGYWEAKESQDWSACPDVFSTS, translated from the exons ATGGCCGAACCCAAGACGACGAGCCCGACCCCGGGAGACATGTACAAAGGCTGGCTCTTCAAATGGACCAACTACATCAAGGGTTACCAGCGGCGCTGGTTCGTGTTGAGCAACGGGCTCCTGTCATATTACAG GACCCAGGCAGAAATGGGGCACACGTGTCGAGGAACGATAAACCTGGCCACGGCGAACATCACAGTGGAGGACTCCTGCAACTTCGTCATCTCCAATGGGGGCGCCCAGACCTACCACCTGAAAGCCAGCTCCGAGGTGGAGCGGCAGCGCTGGATCACAGCCCTGGAGCTCGCCAAGGCGAAGGCAGTCAAGATGCAGGCTGAGTCAG ATGACTCTGGCGACGAGGCTCCCGTCTCCTCCCAGGGGGACAAGTCGGAGTTTCAGTCCATGCTGCGGACGCTCACCTGCAAGGTGGAGGACCTGAGCACCTGCCACGACCTGATCGGGAAGCATGGCGCCGCCCTGCAGCGCTCCCTGAGCGAGCTGGAGAGCCTGAAGCTGCCCCCGGAGAGCGGGGACAAGATCAGGCAGGTCAACGAGAGAGCCACGCTGTTCCGGATCACCTCCAACGCCATGATCAAC gcgTGCCGGGACTTCCTGTCTCTGGCTCAGACTCACAGTAAGAAGTGGCAGAAGTCGTTCCAGTATGAGAGGGAGCAGCGGATTCGACTGGAGGAGACGCTGGAGCAGCTGGCCAAGCAGCACAACAACCTGGAGAGGGCATTCCGGGGAGCCACTGTGCTGCCTGCAAGCAGCCCTGGCAGCGCCAGCTCCTCCAAGG GGAGCGGTGGCGGGCATGGCAAAGGAGATTTGAGTGACGATGATGAGAACGAGTTCTTTGACGCGATCGAGGATGCTCCCGAATTCATCACAGTGCCGGCAGACCCCAAATACCACAA GCGCACCGGCAGCAATGTCAGCGGCATCAGTAGCGAAATGGGGCTGGAAGATCAT CTGCgtgaggagcagcagcagcagcaggcggCGGCCAATCAGGAGTCAGCGTCGAAGGAACTCGTCCCGAGGAAGAAACGGCGCACGCGAATCCCGGACAAGCCCAACTACAGCCTGAACCTGTGGAGCATCATGAAGAACTGCATCGGGAAAGAGCTGTCCAAGATTCCCATGCCC gtCAATTTCAACGAACCCATCTCCATGCTGCAACGCCTCACTGAAGACCTGGAGTACTCAGAGCTCCTGGACCGGGCTGCCAAGTGCGAGAGCTCCCTGGAGCAGCTGTGCTACGTTGCTGCCTTCACTGTCTCCTCGTACTCCACCACTGTCTTCCGCACAGGCAAACCCTTCAACCCCCTGCTGGGAGAGACCTTCGAGCTGGACCGCCTGGAGGAGAGCGGCTACCGGTCCCTGTGCGAGCAG GTCAGCCACCACCCGCCCGCGGCCGCCCACCACGCGGAGTCGAAGCGAGGCTGGACCCTGCGGCAGGAGATAGCCATCGCCAGCAAGTTCCGTGGGAAATACCTGTCAATCATGCCGCTGG gtaccATACACTGCCTGTTTGCAAACAGCGGCAACCATTACACCTGGAAAAAAGTGACCACCACAGTCCACAACATCATAGTGGGCAAGCTGTGGATAGACCAG tcTGGAGAAATTGATATCGTCAACCATAATACTGGGGATAAGTGCCACTTGAAATTCGCTCCTTACAGCTACTTCTCAAGAGACGTAGCCAGAAAG GTGACGGGAGTGGTGACGGACTCCAGCGGGAAAGCTCACTTCATCCTGTCAGGGACCTGGGATGAAAAGATGGATTTTTCCCGGGTCATGCAGAGCACCAGGGGCGAGAACGGGGCGGAGGGCAGGCAGAAGACTGTCTACCAGACCCTGAGAGCCAAGGACCTGTGGAGGAGGAACCCGCTGCc GGAGAACGCTGAGAACATGTACTATTTCTCCAACCTGGCGCTGTCACTCAACGAGGAAGAGGAGGGCGTGGCTCCAACTGACAGCAGGCTCCGCCCAGACCAGCGCTTGATGGAGAACGGCCGCTGGGACGAGGCCAACTCGGAGAAGCAGCGCCTGGAGGAGAAGCAGCGAGCTGTGAGGCGCAAGAGGGAGTCCGAGGCCGTCAAACCAGAGGAAGATG CTGACCCTAAGGATTCTCCCCCTGACTCTCCAATAAAAAGC gcaCACGTGGACACCTACAAGGCACTGTGGTTCGAGAGGAAAGAGGACCCCGTCACGAGAGAGATCACAAATGTCTACCGCGGGGGCTACTGGGAAGCCAAAGAGAGTCAGGACTGGTCAGCCTGCCCTGATGTGTTCAGCACCTCATAG